TTCCGTTTTGAGACACTTTCAGGTCGAGGTTGTGATAAAATGCGAAAATAAGTTAATCGATTATAAATTTCTTGCGACGAAGACAGTTGATTTACTATTATTGAAAGTTGTGGAACTAGATATGAACTGAAATAGAGGCCATGAtaacaaaatgaaataattactCTGCATTTACATTTGTCGGTAATGAAAAAGTAATAAGTGGAGCAAACGTAGCTGTGTTTATAAATGCATACCAAGCGTGCGtaaaaatttctttcgaaactaatttaaattatttacccAATGTTAATTGTGTCACATTTAGTTGCTCATATTAGTATCAGTAAAACTGGATGAAAATACCGATCATAACAATAAAACTCAACCATTTGATTACGTCTTAGCTAattgaaaactatttttatcgCCGTTATAAATAGCTATTCCATtattaaatgaaaacaaaatccCTGGTGGTAAGCTTATATTTCCGGCTCGAATCAAGCGATATGTTTGTCTTTTAATTAGCGTGTacgacttttttattattacacaaaCAAGAGACCGAATTTTGAAGTTTCGATACTGTAGCAAATCCCCAATTTTGTGCAAAACCCACGCAAACACCCACCGTTCCAATCGATAATATTCCACAGCATTTAATTGCAACAACAATAACACATTTTAGCTTATCATTGTTTTGACGCAAGACGCATCTAATTGATTTTTGATCGCGAAATAATTACGGTTTTTTCCGAATAAACTGCTGTCACAACGTCTCAGTCCATTTAATCTGGCCGATATGACCCCCTTCCTCGATCTAAATTTAGATACTGCAAGAATATCGTATTAAATCAAACCTATGATTGAATTCTCCTTGAACCCGAACGCCCTTGTCAACGttgtaataaatgattttaaatgttaaatttataaatttgaatCCTGCAGGTAAAAAGGGAATAGAGCTGGGCCGGAAATGGGGCTTGCCGGTATGTCGACGCAACAATGGCATTGCAGCGCGATTATCAGGCGGTCAAGCGGTGACATGGCTGGAAATTGCCTCTGACAGGGAGAAAATACAGAGGAAACGAGTAAAATACCATTTTCTCCTCGAACTACAAGTTTCTATAGTCATTCGTCAATTTTATGTGTCGTTTATTGTCAAAACAAATAGACCATGCGGTCGTAAATTCGGCCCAGGAATGTGTAAATTCGCGTTTTGAAACGGAACGTGATAAGCCTTGACCAGACGGGATTTGCTTACATGAAAGATTAGAGTGGTATTTAACCCCGTTTAGCTCTTTAATAATGCACGAGTCCCCTTATCAACGACTTTTAAGTCTGCTCTATTTCTTTATGAATGGGAATTTTACAACGTCCAATTTCAAGCGATTCAAGAGGATCATTATGTTGTGAACAAAGCGTAGTAATGGAAGAGTAACCATTACATATGCAACGGTTCTTTGCCATGAAAACAATGTAAGCATATGCGGGTTTCGGTCGTAGCCACGAAGATCACACTTTTAAAAACATCCATCATTAGAGACTTATGTAATACTTTAATGGCGTTGTGTAATTCGGATTTTGATGAAAATCGGATTGAATAGTTCACCAAGTGTCGATTTCTCACGTTTTCACGATTGTCGAGACGCTAACCTCCAAAAGCAACACTTtctattgcaattttttaagaaattttatgaaTCATATCACACACTAGGAGGATTTCCATTCATGAAAGTTGAACGAGACGGGGATAAACCCACATTTAAATACACACTTTATGCGGGATTTAAATTTGTTCCGAAAGCTCAAAATCCTAAGTCGGTGAAATATTACGAGAGGTGAAATCAAAATGTCTAGCATAGGCGTGTACAGGCGAATTTGTACAACACACAGGAatgatttagaaaaaaaatcttaataaaattgctgtcattttcaaaattaccaTTAGTatttgaaagaaattaaaaaatcaatgtgGTGGTCCTcagtagcataaaaaattatgtcttGAAACCCCTTggcagatttttttatatgtttagTTAAAAGTTGAGCAATTCACGAAATGTAGACTGGAAACAAATCTGATGGCCCTCGAGGCCCAGGTGCTCTCTGTGTAATTAAGAACACACCGCCCTGACAAGATCTTATGTTGACCTCTTTATGCTActtttaagttgttttttagaattttttattaaaaaactagttccataaagttgaaattttagGAAATTCTAAACATCTGTCATACAAATCGTGTTCATAATTAgcgattttttggtaatttttcacttacaGATACAGTAGTAAGTTGAAAagtaattttcgaccaaaaagttaaattctgaattttatactaaaataCGCGTATTCACTTCGGATAATTATTTACGAAATTAGCGAAAGAAAATACTAatcagattttgaattaaacgcacttttacattttaaccttaaaaattatttttatttggtgaGTGATCCCTTCGTTGGCAAATTATaccatcttctaataaatcacgCGTCTGGTTtatgtctaaataaaaaagactgATTATTTAACcaacaagtaaaaatttataattctgataGCAGCGTTCGATGGGCTATCAGGTAAGGATTCATTTaatctaaaaactttgtagttaaattaacaattagtGTCCAAGAACTCACACACCTGctacgactttatttattaacaaaaaaatgtaataaaaatcgaaaatagtCTTCATCAACATACAGGCTGGTGTGTAgaatttcaggatttttttttcattagaagtcgcgattttcttgggtgcgcgataaggttgccCCACCCAGTATATGATTTAATCTAATCACTCCACTTATCAATCCTTGGAATTTCTAATCTTTGTATTCCAAAAAAAGTCTTTCGTTATCCcctttttaatttctatttgGGAATTTATTGAATTCTTCCCTACAACTACTGTAATAAAACTCGTATTAAACTTCCGAAAGGCCataacacacatcacacatctgctcttgtgaaaatattttattacaagctAGATCGAAATTCTCGCAAGAAATATCAACAATTAACAGTTTTAGGGCCGGTGTTAAATACTTCTGATTCATTGGAAAAGAACGCAGTTTCGTAGTTTCGGAATCTTGCCTTATCTTcttcgatttaaaatttacggACCGATTTTATCATCATTTCGTTGTCACATCACAGACTCATAAAACTTTACGATGTTTGAGGGAACATTTATCTGTTATGTGCACTTTACatgcacttttatttttaaaacggcATCAATCATTGGGTGCCATAAAATATTAGTTATCATGACGTATGATGACATTGTAAACATAAAAAGAATGAAAAGTTCGACCAACTCTCAACTTTCTCGTCTATAAAAATATCTATATCGCGCAGTTTCAACACGCGttgaattttgattaattaaaacaaacaaaatttaacataGCTAATGAGTGAGTCATATAAACATTAAGCACTTGTTTAAAAAGGTGCAATTATGCAAGAACGCATTGCGAATTGATGATGGATCTTCAAGAACAATATTATACCATTACGATAACATCAAAggcttttatttcattatcaTACGAGCATTTACGTGAAACAACGCCGCAATATATCATTGAAATTCCTGCATGTGTTACAAACAAAACGTCTCTTTTATCATCTATCACACCGTAACAATGTAGCGTTTCTGTCTAGAATTAAAGAGATAATCCTCTTACGagagttaaataaattaacgaCAATTGGATGAATACGTGGACTTTTACTACACCACTAAACAAAACCGAGTGAAAGTTTCTTATACGAATATACCTGAAACTAGACAACTTTTACTCGCGATTTTAATGACAAAACACATATCTTGCTAATTTAACACTTGATTATCTCGAAATTAGTACCGCTTTCAGTTGCGGGAAGAACCAactcttttaatttaaattcccCTTGGTGATGATGAATTCCTTCAGTCATTACGCCACAAGGGGAGACCGACGAGGGTTTCAATATCACACACTTGATTGCCACTCCAGTCTCACATTACTCGAAGTGGTTTTATAGAGTTTCACATCACAGAAGCGATCTTTAATTTTtcgcatttatttaaaattcctcCAAACTCAAGGTCTCTAATTACCCGACAATCTGACACGAAGAAAAGCTCGTACGTGACGCAATCTGAAAGCATGCCTGCTTCTGTAAATTATACAGAGATTAATCCGGTTGGACTATGAAACTTCATTGTTCGACTTGAATAACGATTGAGATGCGACTGGTGTGCTACTCATTCCATATCGGTTATAGACACATTGTCGTTGACTAATTGTGGAACGGACGTGTTTTGGTTTGTTACTGAAAGGACCTTCGGTTTCTAATTTTGtcgcaaagaaaaaaattcttgcaaCTTTCTTTCGACGACGAATTTCACGCCTCGTTTGAACATAACCACCCAAACGCGCAGTAAAAGTTCATACACAAAGAAGGTGACTAAATCGAAATTGCACTTGCAATAGGTTTAAATTGGAAACAATACGAGTACGAGTGGCATTGTGCGCAAATTTCAATGAATAACTGCGATAAAAATGAACTGTTATCAAAGCAAACATCAGCCGCTCAAACTTCAAAcagtaatttttgcatttttgacaCAGATAACCACTTATCAATGTGGCCTAAAGACAAAATCTAGTGCCACATTTCGGTACAAACATTTCAGTGAgaaaggtttttttttcagctttcgtttcaaaattgttacaTTGTCATTATCAACTCTAGTGAGGTGCAACTAGACATCTCCATCTAGTCTAAGATCCGAATTAAAGTCGTCCTGGGCCCATTTGCttaccggatgaaacttattttttatcaaatataatATCCAAACGAATATATTTCGAATTTCAAGACTAGGATTAACGGAGCTAAAagagttaaattttaatcattttccgCAGTGATTTACAGCCGTtttaagtaacatttttgaaattattttactagataCCCCACTCGGGCTCTAGAGGAGAAAGTCTTAAAATGGGGTCActactttatttaattcagaaaaaaattctgaaaactgaaaaaaatctgataaaaatcactctttgaaatttttttccatcAACAATAAGAACCATTTTTTATTCCCAAGAGTCTACTTCAtgaccaaaaatattttattttccttttaaCACTTCTTGTTGATGGGAAATAACTTACAAAGAGTActagatttttttagattttttttaagttttcaaaattctaaattaaataaagcagtGACCGCATTCTAAAAAACTTTCTTCCCTACAGCCCGAGTAGAAGAATGTATcctgtaaataattttcaatttcattttggatattatatttgataaaaaataagtttcatccggtaaGCAGATCGGTCCAGAATGACCCTAATTCGGATCTCCTACTAATCTAAttggtttttgtttcttttaaatttatttagtattttcgtcacttaattggcaaatcaTTTTAACATAAGCTGACACTTTtcataataacatttttttaactgatgCGTTTTTTTGGGTACTGAAACCAGAATACAGGTGTCCCATCGCATTAGCAAAATCCATTATTCACCTTTAAATCTTAGTAAATCAATGACTTTTTTTCCATAAGCCGTAGATATTAACCCCTCCTTcatctaaattattttcaaatatacaagtgttttgaaaatgatctacaatacaaacttatggttttttaaatggaacacatacatttttttgcttttttggatgtagcttttaaaattaatgattttgacctaaactttaaaaaattaagagatttcttaaaagttgaatactaactgaaaaattttaaatggaatatCCTAtcctaaattttaaatggaattgtctatctaaaaacaataaaaattaagtgttgCTTGCTAATTAGTGATTACTCAAAAGATATCTaacttttaacatttaaaaaattagtaaaaattattaactattgtttcagTGGTCAAAAAGTGTAACTTTCAGTTAATAATATAACCTTAATGTTACCCTTAGGCCATTATTTGTCTTTATTTAcagtgaaataattaaaattttagtatttaTGGCGAATCTTTACATCTCCGAATATAGGGTGCTCATAAGAACATCAAACTTAAAAGTttctatgacaaaaaattgtttgagccttttttaaagataaattttttaagttaatttattgagttatttattaagttatttttttgactttagttaGCGGAAACGACAGCTCTCACAACATTAAACAGTAACCTGtcgaataaaacaacaattaatgtGTAATGATGTgcaatacaattaaaaaacttgtaaatgcgacaataaattaaattcgagatcctagaaaacaagaaaacaaCAATCGATACCgttgttaaagaaaaaaaattaaaaagttgctTCTGACTTCATTTTAGTGATTATCTGAACATTTTTAATCACCATACGAGAATATGTCCGACACTTTCGAATCACCCTGTAAACTCCAACAAATGATCCGTGGTAAAGTTACAATGGTTAAGGTATGGTTTACCATGGTAATGACTAACGACAATGCACATGAATAATCTGCATTGttgctgaaattaaatttttaagtcaaatatttttttataagtaaatttaatgtttttgttcaaaacaaaacaaaaaagaagatgttccatttaactttttcaagttattccaCATTTAACAAACAAATGATACCGGATTAAGTCTGAACTTTTCTCTTTAAAGTGTTGAGGAGACCTACTTCTCTGGAATTGGAATTTATTGTGtaatatttctttttaaaaagtgtgcttttgtcaaaaaaaaacaatttatttaaaaaaaataagcaaaatcgCAAAAAAGTTTAGgtcaaaatcattaaaaaaacatttaaaaacttcataaaaaatgaaaaatataagTGTTCCCaaagtgttccatttaaaaaaaacataagctTGTATTGTACGTCATTTCCGAAACTCgctgtatattttaaaataactttagaTGAAGCAGGGAGTTAGTATCTACggcttatgaaaaaaaaattaacatttgaGGTGGACTTCATGATATGGACTTCATGATAACATAGAATTTTTCTTTACCAAAAAAGCCTAAAATTGTGGCctattttattccaaaaattcTAATAGTTTAAAAGGGATTaaaatagcattttttaaagcttgacaatattgtttaattaaagtcgcAATTTCTAGGCGCACCCATTGACATCACAGGACTTTCTACAACATGATATGAGTATTCTTCCAAATATTACATCACAAATATTTGTGTTTGCATTATAAGCAATTATAATcgaatcaaaaaataatcattacGATAGAGTCTGTTCAACTCTGTGTTGCCAAACTGATAATTGTTTAATCACTCtaaatacataattaaaatcaacatTGGAAACCCAATTTCCCacaggtaaataaaaaatatagattaattttgattttttgccaatttattgaaattagaGATCTGCacatacaattattttataattgctAATTACTTTCACAAGCACACAACGGTTTACACAATATGTTTCACATTTTTGATATTAGACAAAAAGCCATCACACACATTCCAGTAGTGAAAACAAAACCTTCGCTCTTCGAGCTTTTACTCTAAAAAgctatcaaaataattaacacttcGTTCAGTTTTTTGAGACTTGAAATTCTCGCACTATGTCCGATTTTtccataaatttattaattaggtAAGACATAGTTTGGATAATTCTCAGGTGTTGTCAATTTTGCGCACATTTGCACCCGATTACGAGTTCACTGCGCCCCAAAATCCatcaaacaaattatttggaaaaatccTCCCCTGAATAAACATAGTGTTTGCACATGAGACAAATTATACGTGGGCTTTTGAGACGACTTTGATACATGAGAGGCGTTTATCAAAAGCTTGAGTGAGCGGTAGGCCCAAAAGCCACTTGACACAAAGCGGTGATTGATAAGGTAATCGGTAATGGGGTTGTAACTACCCTTGAAATATTAACCGGCAATTACCCGAGGGAGGCAACAGAGCGGAACTCGGGGGAGGAAATCTGTCACTGTATCgattctaataaattaatttcgcaTGATGTAATCACACCAAAGCCGTTTAACCCCCCGTCTTACGTTTAGCCGAGTTTAGAACATCCTTGACTTCTTTGATGATCCTCTTGATTTGTTGACTAGTTTTTTCTAATTCGCGCTCgtgtttgtgtaaattttctcgaaaatatGGACTGTCTGTCATGCACTCGGTGAATTCCAGCGGAGGTAGACCGACCCCCATGGTGTCTTTATGTCTTTAGCACTCTTTAACTCGCGACTATTCGACACTAATGTCAAAACACAACATTATAACGGAGAAATTGTACCGTAAACAGGAGGATAAACACATCCCACACTCACAAAGACACCGGATTGAATAGCGAGGAAGAAAAACAACTAGCGTCTGGCCCGtgccggtctacaaatgttcgatcagtcgaaatgttgcgagcgaggtcggaacagtacgaacggagaccataacggacttctcatttcagctgggcatattggaatagtggtttttatggaaatatgttgcgcgtggctggggcttcgccccagttaactaaaaggaaacaaaccccacgaccaattaaactcgaaaacgtggaactcgaaacgtggaatagtgtttttttatggagctagggtggcgtacagttcataaacataaacactattccacgtttcgagttccacgttttcgagtttaattggtcgtggggtttgtttccttttagttaactggggcgaagccccagccacgcgcaacatatttccataaaaaccactattccaatatgcccaTCAATGCCGAttgttaatgtaattatttttaaaatactcagAAAACTCTTTAGACTTAACCAgcccagctgaaatgagaagtccgttatggtctccgttcgtactgttccgacctcgctcgcaacatttcgactgagcgaacatttgtagaccggcaAGGGCTAGCCGCTAGTGAAAAACAACCTGTGGATCTACAATAACTGGGGCTCATGCGCCAGATAACCAATTCAAATTGAGACGCAGTTGACGTGTGCGCACTATACCGGCAACTGTCAAAAAGCATTACAGGAGTCTGTAATCCAAAATACTTTTGTCCAAACTTGGGCATAATTTCAAGTAAATTGGACCCGTTTTGTCTTGTTAATACTTTGATAGCACTTGGTTAGCGTATTTTGTAAGACGGGCCCAGTGGGTCCGTTTTTTAATTGCGGACGCGGTCTGCATTACCGGCACTTCgtgaaaaaccaaaacaaaaagcaatgtcaaaaaaataagaggTTATTTTTAAACCTCGCACAGACTTTAGTTTATAAATGACAACAAATGGCTCTACCACCTGAGATTctcgaaaaaattttaataaactgtgACGGCAAGACATTACTCACCGCCCGAAATGTTTGTAAACTGTGGGGCGATTTAGTGGATTATTTATCAAAAGTGAGTAGCCCCCAAGTACAATTAACACTTCCTTTGTTTGGTTTAGAAAACTCCATTGTGGAGATGGTGTTGTCATGAGGAGATCCCCAAGAAAGAGCTGACACAATACCTCATCCATTACAACAAAGAAGAGCcaaatatttggttttatatttataaaaattggatGACTTGGCAAAACATTCACGATATTAGATTTGAGACAGTATTAAGCCCCGCGGAAATACCGAGAATAACGTGTATTGATGTTTTTGGTATCAAcaattctgtaatttattttttgtcactaaataatttttagaggAATATATTGCTGTGGGTTCTGAGGATGGTAGAGTTAGGATTTACGACCAGTACTGGAAGCCCCTTGTTATAACACGCCATCAGGCCGAGAAGGTGTCCAAAGTAACGTTTTTTTATAGTGGTAGGTTATGCCAAAACAATACGGAAGCAAAACAAGTCgatattttttagattctattttaaaaattgtcacaGCTTTCTCCAAGGCTATAATAATAGACGATTTGTTTGGAGATGGTTACaatcatttaattttagaagacGTGGTGTCGCACAGGtatttatctgttttttttttttcatttttaaataacaatctGGCCACTCAACTTGTATTTTGTGTTGCCTGACTATCAGGGGTCtgtattttttagtatttacaaaaattatatttgttaCCAAAAACACGGAGGTCGCCTCACTatagaaaaattaacaaactcAAATGGGCGCCTGCTGGAAGAAACCTGGTTCACGCGAGTGTACTCACCCAAAAACATCACTTGTATAAATATGTGGAACGGTGTTTGTACAATATTAATAAGTAATGACGTTAGGAAAGTAAATTACGTTTCCAAAAACATACTACCAGCGTCTGAATATCACGAGAAGTGTCTGTTAAACTTTAGTAGTATACCAAATTCGCTGACTTCACAACAAACCCATCATATATTAAGGGATGatataataattgttttgtgtAAGTTTTCCGAATGCGTTgcatttttgtaatgtttttgtGCAGATAGGGCTGAAAATTTAGTAGATAAGGAATACATGGAAGTAATTATGTTGGAAGGGGGCTCcaaatatgttaaaaaattgttcaacaCGACTGAAGTTTTAGAAGCAACAATCACTTGTAT
The sequence above is a segment of the Tribolium castaneum strain GA2 chromosome 9, icTriCast1.1, whole genome shotgun sequence genome. Coding sequences within it:
- the LOC103312839 gene encoding uncharacterized protein LOC103312839 isoform X2, whose translation is MALPPEILEKILINCDGKTLLTARNVCKLWGDLVDYLSKKTPLWRWCCHEEIPKKELTQYLIHYNKEEPNIWFYIYKNWMTWQNIHDIRFETVLSPAEIPRITCIDVFEEYIAVGSEDGRVRIYDQYWKPLVITRHQAEKVSKVTFFYNSILKIVTAFSKAIIIDDLFGDGYNHLILEDVVSHSIYKNYICYQKHGGRLTIEKLTNSNGRLLEETWFTRVYSPKNITCINMWNGVCTILISNDVRKVNYVSKNILPASEYHEKCLLNFSSIPNSLTSQQTHHILRDDIIIVLYRAENLVDKEYMEVIMLEGGSKYVKKLFNTTEVLEATITCICLYGNTLVLGVDTGIVYFYHVPSWKHFTIKEYAKRVIIGKHPITNIVVRETKNHRKFYITSSFNIHEVIGFSTYF
- the LOC103312839 gene encoding uncharacterized protein LOC103312839 isoform X1; this encodes MALPPEILEKILINCDGKTLLTARNVCKLWGDLVDYLSKKTPLWRWCCHEEIPKKELTQYLIHYNKEEPNIWFYIYKNWMTWQNIHDIRFETVLSPAEIPRITCIDVFEEYIAVGSEDGRVRIYDQYWKPLVITRHQAEKVSKVTFFYSDSILKIVTAFSKAIIIDDLFGDGYNHLILEDVVSHSIYKNYICYQKHGGRLTIEKLTNSNGRLLEETWFTRVYSPKNITCINMWNGVCTILISNDVRKVNYVSKNILPASEYHEKCLLNFSSIPNSLTSQQTHHILRDDIIIVLYRAENLVDKEYMEVIMLEGGSKYVKKLFNTTEVLEATITCICLYGNTLVLGVDTGIVYFYHVPSWKHFTIKEYAKRVIIGKHPITNIVVRETKNHRKFYITSSFNIHEVIGFSTYF